A genomic stretch from Lepisosteus oculatus isolate fLepOcu1 chromosome 7, fLepOcu1.hap2, whole genome shotgun sequence includes:
- the prl2 gene encoding prolactin 2 produces MQLNDRMSSRGDLPQPRQLKVPAMCRESDDVTVPKLATAENHCSVWSIAEERALGLATAVFGTQWGNCEHQWLGAFLCGQQEGKKWKREYQRQSGAEVLFLVLMCLQLQLKVSSAPICVHGHTGCHYLSVSDLFDRVIQHSSRMHSLSSDLHSEFEKYFLPSRNQVGRENRKCHTSMILTPNGKENAQRLAREELTQVILKLLVAWIDPLSQFHQSIARNEDFTNFSSNKALEMSDMLHELKNGVEKVAEKLQLLGIISNSISGLSSADALLPSSASNDARPMSDYEILHCFRRDSNKVQNYLKILKCRIVPEHGC; encoded by the exons ATGCAGCTGAATGATCGAATGAGCTCAAggggagacctccctcagcccaggcagctaaAGGTCCCTGCTATGTGCAGAGAGAGCGATGACGTTACCGTGCCCAAACTAGCT ACTGCAGAAAATCACTGCTCCGTCTGGTCCATAGCTGAGGAGAGGGCGCTGGGATTGGCGACGGCTGTGTTTGGCACTCAATGGGGGAATTGTGAGCATCAGTGGTTGGGAGCGTTTCTGTGTGGGCAGCAGGAAGGGAAAAAGTGGAAAAGAGAATATCAGAGGCAGTCTGGGGCTGAAG tattatttttggTTCTGATGTGCTTGCAACTACAGTTAAAAGTATCCTCTGCACCTATTTGTGTCCATGGACATACAGGATGCCACTATCTTTCTGTGTCGGACCTTTTCGATAGAGTCATCCAGCATTCAAGCAGAATGCACAGTCTTTCCAGTGATCTCCATTCAGAATTT GAGAAATACTTTCTCCCAAGCAGAAACCAAGTTGGCAGAGAAAATCGCAAGTGCCACACATCTATGATTTTAACTCCTAATGGCAAAGAGAATGCACAGAGGCTGGCA AGGGAAGAATTGACTCAGGTGATCCTGAAGCTCCTGGTTGCCTGGATAGATCCTCTGTCACAGTTTCATCAGAGCATAGCTCGCAATGAGGATTTCACAAACTTTAGTAGCAATAAGGCTTTGGAAATGAGCGACATGTTGCATGAATTAAAGAATGGGGTGGAGAAGGTGGCAGAAAAG CTGCAGCTACTTGGAATAATCAGCAACTCAATAAGTGGGCTGTCCTCTGCTGATGCGCTCTTACCTTCCTCTGCCAGCAATGATGCAAGGCCAATGAGTGATTATGAAATACTCCACTGTTTCAGGAGGGACTCCAATAAAGTCCAGAACTACTTGAAAATTCTTAAGTGTAGGATTGTTCCTGAACATGGATGTTAA